The following are encoded together in the Glycine soja cultivar W05 chromosome 5, ASM419377v2, whole genome shotgun sequence genome:
- the LOC114412317 gene encoding mitochondrial import receptor subunit TOM20-like, with product MDLQQSEFDRLLFFEHARKAAEAEYEKNPLDADNLTRWGGALLELSQFQSFPESKKMTQEAVSKLEEALAVNPKKHDTLWCLGNAHTSQAFLIPDQDEAKVYFDKAAEYFQQAVDEDPSNELYRKSLEVAAKAPELHVEIHKHGFGQQQQQQAAATAGSSTSASTNTQKKKKSSDLKYDIFGWIILAVGIVAWVGFAKSNLPPPPPPPPR from the exons ATGGATTTGCAGCAGAGCGAGTTCGATCGCCTCCTGTTCTTCGAGCACGCTCGTAAGGCCGCAGAAGCCGAATACGAGAAGAACCCTCTCGACGCTGAT AACTTAACAAGATGGGGTGGAGCTTTATTAGAGTTGTCTCAGTTTCAGAGTTTTCCTGAATCGAAGAAAATGACCCAAG AGGCTGTTTCAAAGCTAGAGGAGGCGCTTGCGGTGAATCCCAAGAAGCATGACACTCTTTGGTGCCTGGGAAATGCTCACACTTCACAAGCATTTTTAATTCCAGACCAGGACGAGGCCAAGGTTTATTTTGATAAGGCAGCTGAGTACTTTCAGCAAGCTGTTGATGAG GATCCTTCGAATGAACTTTACCGCAAATCATTGGAAGTGGCTGCTAAG GCTCCTGAGCTGCATGTAGAAATCCATAAGCATGGATTTggtcagcagcagcagcagcaggcAGCAGCAACAGCTGGATCTTCTACTTCTGCTTCGACAAAT ActcagaagaaaaagaagagcagTGATCTGAAGTATGACATATTTGGATGGATAATTCTGGCAGTCGGCATTGTTGCATGGGTGGGATTTGCAAAATCGAACCTGCCACCACCTCCCCCTCCACCTCCTCGATAA